Proteins found in one Methanofollis sp. genomic segment:
- a CDS encoding fibrillarin-like rRNA/tRNA 2'-O-methyltransferase has protein sequence MIRIGGVLVSPGEGGVYGERMIDGYRVWDPYRSKLAAYALLGGERYLAPEMRVLYLGAANGTTVSHVADYVEVVYAVEFAPRPMQDLIEVCRHRRNIVPIMADAGRPELYAGIVEETDLLYQDVAQPDQVAIALRNVPLLREGGTLMLMLKTRSVDIRKSPQDVADEAIMALEEGGMRVAEVLWLEPYHRDHAAIVCEAIK, from the coding sequence ATGATCCGTATCGGCGGCGTCCTTGTCTCGCCCGGCGAGGGCGGGGTCTATGGCGAGAGGATGATCGACGGTTACCGCGTCTGGGATCCGTACCGCTCGAAGCTTGCGGCCTATGCCCTCCTCGGCGGGGAGAGATACCTCGCCCCGGAGATGCGGGTGCTCTATCTGGGGGCGGCGAACGGCACCACTGTCTCCCATGTCGCCGATTATGTCGAGGTGGTCTACGCGGTGGAGTTCGCGCCGCGGCCGATGCAGGACCTCATCGAGGTCTGCCGCCACCGGCGAAACATCGTGCCGATCATGGCCGACGCCGGTCGGCCTGAACTCTATGCCGGCATCGTCGAGGAGACCGACCTCCTGTATCAGGACGTCGCACAACCCGACCAGGTGGCGATCGCCCTGCGGAACGTCCCCCTGCTCAGGGAGGGCGGCACCCTGATGCTGATGCTCAAGACGAGGAGCGTGGACATCAGAAAGAGCCCACAGGACGTCGCCGACGAGGCTATCATGGCCCTTGAAGAGGGCGGGATGCGCGTGGCCGAGGTGCTCTGGCTCGAACCCTACCACCGCGACCACGCGGCGATCGTCTGCGAAGCCATCAAATAA